The following proteins are co-located in the Malus sylvestris chromosome 13, drMalSylv7.2, whole genome shotgun sequence genome:
- the LOC126597419 gene encoding 3-isopropylmalate dehydratase large subunit, chloroplastic-like, whose product MACSTAAPPSTSFISNKKDLNLSAFSSATPISSQKCKRKSKKICSVIAPQQSERQPATTGSVKTGMTMTEKIFARASERTQLSPGENVWVDVDVLMTHDVCGPGSFGVFKKEFGQNAKVWNREKVVIIPDHYIFTTDERANRNVDILRDLCTEQNIKYFYDIKDLSNFKANPDYKGVCHVALAQEGHCRPGEVLLGTDSHTCTAGAFGQFATGIGNTDAGFVLGTGKLLLKVPPTLRFVMDGEMPNYLLAKDLILQIIGEISVAGGTYKAMEFVGSTVESLSMEERMTLCNMVVEAGGKNGIVPADSTTFKYLEDKTSVPYEPVYSDAKARFLKEYRFDISKLEPLVAKPHSPDNRALARECKDVKIDRVYIGSCTGGKTEDFMAAARVFLASGKKVKVPTFLVPATQKVWMDVYSLPVPGSGGKTCSQIFEEAGCDTPASPNCGACMGGPKDTHARLNEPQVCVSTTNRNFPGRMGHKEGQIYLASPYTAAASALTGYVTDPREFLQ is encoded by the exons ATGGCTTGCTCCACCGCTGCTCCGCCGTCCACCTCCTTCATCAGCAACAAG AAGGATCTGAATCTCTCTGCTTTCTCCTCCGCAACGCCGATTTCCAGTCAGAAATGCAagagaaaatccaagaaaattTGCTCCGTCATAGCTCCGCAGCAATCGGAGCGCCAGCCCGCCACCACCGGCTCG GTTAAGACCGGGATGACGATGACTGAGAAGATATTTGCTCGAGCTTCTGAGAGAACCCAGCTGAGTCCGGGTGAGAATGTTTGGGTTGATGTTGATGTTTTGATGACCCATGACGTCTGTGGACCCGGTTCATTTGGAGTCTTCAAGAAAGAGTTCGGCCAGAACGCAAAG GTTTGGAACCGTGAAAAGGTTGTTATCATACCTGACCATTATATATTTACAACTGATGAACGTGCGAACCGTAATGTGGATATCTTGAGGGATTTGTGCACCGAGCAAAACATCAAGTATTTCTATGATATCAAGGATCTAAGTAATTTCAAG GCCAACCCAGATTATAAGGGCGTATGCCATGTTGCTCTTGCTCAAGAAGGTCATTGCAGGCCGGGGGAG GTTCTGCTGGGTACAGATTCTCATACATGTACTGCTGGAGCTTTTGGACAATTTGCTACTGGAATCGGAAACACTGATGCAGGATTTGTATTGGGCACTGGGAAGCTTCTCCTCAAG GTGCCACCAACATTGAGATTTGTGATGGATGGTGAAATGCCCAACTATTTGCTTGCCAAAGATTTGATTCTGCAA ATTATTGGTGAAATATCTGTTGCTGGTGGAACATATAAAGCTATGGAGTTTGTTGGCAGCACCGTGGAAAGCTTATCT ATGGAAGAAAGAATGACATTATGCAACATGGTTGTTGAGGCTGGAGGTAAAAATGGTATTGTTCCTGCTGATAGCACTACATTTAAGTACCTTGAG GATAAGACGTCTGTTCCCTATGAACCTGTTTACAGTGATGCTAAAGCAAG ATTTCTTAAAGAGTACAGATTTGATATCTCAAAATTGGAGCCATTGGTGGCAAAG CCTCATTCTCCAGATAATCGTGCTTTAGCAAGAGAATGCAAAGATGTGAAAATTGACAGAGTATATATCGGTTCTTGTACTGGTGGAAAAACAGAGGATTTTATGGCTGCAGCCAGAGTTTTTCTAGCATCA GGGAAAAAGGTCAAAGTTCCCACATTTCTTGTGCCTGCTACCCAAAAG GTTTGGATGGACGTGTATAGTCTGCCAGTTCCGGGGTCTGGTGGCAAGACTTGCTCCCAGATATTTGAGGAAGCTGGATGTGACACACCTGCAAGTCCCAATTGCGGTGCTTGCATGGGTGGTCCAAAAGACACGCATGCACGCTTAAATGAACCTCAG gtatgCGTCTCGACAACAAACAGGAACTTCCCAGGCCGAATGGGTCACAAGGAAGGCCAGATATATCTTGCTTCCCCCTATACGGCTGCTGCGTCAGCTTTGACTGGTTACGTCACCGACCCGAGAGAGTTTTTGCAGTAG
- the LOC126595346 gene encoding uncharacterized protein LOC126595346, whose amino-acid sequence MVVENGTHLLTSFVDCDPSLKSLISCLDLAGASNTNHCFPRSSAESPSPISLCHRHHPFLHLTHVGTLDDDFFFSDDDDAHSFFGPNWIAPILIFSSFSYSTSKLGFNGTYKTRVSEIVRSSFTFKAEKFPISDDRARGRDGDGESNEGEEKGGDEEMGDRAIDLQFLINGLELGRQDVATLFFLLQLPLFSFFSSETLKKNWLGVFTKH is encoded by the coding sequence ATGGTAGTCGAAAATGGGACCCACCTCCTCACCTCCTTCGTCGACTGCGACCCTTCTCTCAAATCCCTCATCTCCTGCCTCGACCTCGCTGGCGCCAGCAATACTAACCACTGCTTTCCCAGATCTTCAGCTGAGTCCCCTTCTCCTATCTCTCTTTGTCACCGACACCACCCATTTCTTCACCTCACCCACGTCGGAACCTTAGACGACGATTTCTTCTTCAGTGATGACGACGATGCTCACTCCTTCTTCGGCCCTAATTGGATCGCCCCAATCCTCATTTTCTCCTCTTTCTCTTACTCCACCTCCAAATTAGGGTTTAATGGAACTTACAAGACTAGGGTTTCTGAAATTGTGCGCTCCAGCTTCACGTTCAAGGCTGAAAAATTCCCCATTTCTGATGATAGAGCTAGAGGCAGGGATGGCGACGGAGAAAGCAATGAAGGGGAGGAGAAAGGCGGTGATGAAGAAATGGGCGATCGGGCCATCGATTTGCAATTCTTGATCAACGGATTGGAGCTGGGTCGCCAGGACGTGGCAACGTTGTTCTTCCTTTTGCAGCTTCcactttttagctttttttcatctgaaactttgaaaaaaaactggcTTGGGGTGTTTACTAAACACTAA